The following coding sequences are from one Luteimonas sp. S4-F44 window:
- the lldD gene encoding FMN-dependent L-lactate dehydrogenase LldD, with translation MIIAASTDYRAAARRRLPPFLFHYIDGGAYAEQTLRRNVADLEGIALRQRVLRDVADLDLSTELFGERLAFPAALAPVGLSGMYARRGEVQAARAAASRGIPFTLSTVSVCAIEEVAPAIDRPMWFQLYVLRDRGFMRAALERAQAAGCSTLVFTVDMPTPGARYRDAHSGMSGPNAAMRRLWQAATHPRWAWDVGLHGRPHDLGNISAYRGTATGLADYIGWLGANFDPSISWKDLEWIRAFWRGPMVIKGILDPDDARDAVRFGADGIVVSNHGGRQLDGVLSTAHALPAIADAVGGSLKILADSGVRSGLDIVRMLALGADAVLLGRAFVYALAAAGQAGVAHLLDLLQQEMRVAMTLTGARTVAAIGRDTLVAPPR, from the coding sequence ATGATCATTGCCGCCTCGACCGACTACCGCGCCGCCGCCCGGCGGCGGCTGCCGCCGTTCTTGTTCCACTACATCGACGGCGGCGCATATGCCGAACAGACCCTGCGCCGCAATGTCGCCGACCTGGAAGGCATTGCCCTGCGCCAGCGCGTGCTGCGCGACGTCGCCGACCTGGACCTGTCGACCGAGCTGTTCGGCGAGCGGTTGGCATTCCCCGCGGCGCTCGCGCCAGTCGGACTGAGTGGCATGTACGCACGTCGTGGCGAGGTCCAGGCGGCACGCGCGGCGGCTTCGCGCGGTATCCCCTTTACGCTGTCGACGGTGTCGGTGTGCGCGATCGAGGAAGTCGCCCCCGCGATCGATCGGCCGATGTGGTTCCAGTTGTACGTGCTGCGCGACCGCGGCTTCATGCGCGCCGCACTTGAGCGCGCACAGGCCGCCGGTTGCAGCACGCTGGTGTTCACGGTCGACATGCCCACGCCCGGCGCGCGCTACCGCGACGCGCACTCAGGCATGAGCGGCCCCAACGCGGCGATGCGTCGCCTGTGGCAGGCGGCCACGCATCCGCGTTGGGCCTGGGACGTGGGCCTGCACGGACGACCGCACGACCTGGGCAACATTTCCGCCTACCGCGGCACGGCGACCGGACTGGCCGACTACATCGGCTGGCTGGGCGCGAACTTCGATCCGTCGATCTCATGGAAGGATCTGGAGTGGATCCGCGCGTTCTGGCGCGGGCCGATGGTCATCAAGGGCATTCTCGACCCCGACGATGCGCGCGACGCGGTGCGCTTCGGTGCCGATGGCATCGTCGTCTCCAACCACGGCGGGCGTCAGCTCGACGGCGTACTGTCGACCGCACATGCACTGCCGGCGATCGCCGACGCGGTCGGCGGGTCGCTGAAGATCCTCGCCGATTCCGGCGTGCGCAGCGGGCTGGACATCGTGCGGATGCTGGCGCTGGGCGCCGATGCGGTGCTGCTGGGCCGCGCGTTCGTCTACGCGCTGGCCGCGGCCGGCCAGGCCGGAGTGGCGCACCTGCTCGACCTGCTGCAGCAGGAAATGCGCGTGGCGATGACGCTGACCGGTGCACGCACCGTCGCCGCTATTGGCCGCGACACCCTGGTCGCGCCGCCGCGATGA
- the dld gene encoding D-lactate dehydrogenase has protein sequence MTPRLVAQGLVDRLRGIVGRGHVLTGDRATRRYRKGYRFGDGPVLAVVRPGSLVELWRVLQAVLDAGAIVLMQAANTGLTGGSTPDGDAYDRGIVLISTRRLVGIQLLGGGRQVVCLPGATLDRLEQALAPLDREPHSVIGSSCIGASVLGGVCNNSGGALVRRGPAYTELALFAQRDADGTLRLVNHLGIELGDDPEAMLARLEAGNYRTCDVHDPPDRVASDRRYAHDVRDVDAPTPARYNADPARLHEASGSAGRLAVFAVRLDTFPREPATVLYIGSNDPDDLTAIRRHLLTMPGDLPIAGEYVHRDAFDIGAQYGKDVFLLIDRFGTDKVPAAFAFKSRVDGVLERIGLRGASDRALQAVVSLLPDHLPRRLRDFRDRYAHHLLLKVGATQAAATEAFLDRHYAAGTSGSWFRCTADEGRKAFLHRFAIAGAAVRYREVHRRQVADIVALDIALRRDDRDWVETLPPSIASALAARLYYGHFLCHVFHQDYIVKAGHDPLAIEHAMWALLDARGAEYPAEHNVGHLYPAKPALAAFYRALDPTNSFNPGIGHTPKGAHWTDCDCP, from the coding sequence ATGACCCCACGCCTGGTCGCCCAGGGGCTGGTCGACCGGCTGCGTGGCATCGTGGGTCGCGGCCATGTGCTGACCGGCGACCGGGCAACGCGGCGCTATCGCAAGGGCTACCGCTTCGGCGACGGTCCGGTGCTCGCGGTCGTCCGTCCGGGCAGCCTGGTCGAGTTGTGGCGCGTGCTGCAGGCGGTCCTCGACGCCGGCGCAATCGTACTCATGCAGGCGGCCAACACCGGCCTGACCGGCGGCTCGACGCCGGACGGCGACGCCTACGACCGCGGCATCGTGCTGATCAGCACGCGGCGGCTGGTGGGCATCCAGTTGCTGGGCGGCGGCCGGCAAGTGGTCTGCCTGCCGGGCGCAACGCTCGACAGACTGGAGCAGGCGCTCGCACCGCTCGACCGCGAGCCGCATTCGGTGATCGGCTCGTCGTGTATCGGCGCCTCGGTGCTCGGCGGCGTGTGCAACAACTCCGGCGGCGCGCTGGTGCGCCGCGGTCCGGCCTACACCGAACTGGCGCTGTTTGCGCAGCGAGACGCCGACGGCACGCTGCGGCTGGTGAACCACCTGGGCATCGAGCTGGGCGACGACCCCGAAGCGATGCTCGCGCGACTGGAGGCCGGCAACTACCGGACCTGCGACGTCCACGACCCGCCGGACCGCGTCGCCTCCGACCGGCGCTACGCGCACGACGTGCGCGACGTCGATGCGCCCACACCGGCACGCTACAACGCCGATCCCGCACGACTGCACGAGGCCTCCGGCTCCGCCGGCCGGCTGGCAGTGTTCGCGGTGCGGCTCGACACTTTCCCGCGCGAACCGGCGACCGTGCTCTACATCGGCAGCAACGACCCCGACGATCTCACCGCGATCCGCCGTCACTTGCTGACCATGCCGGGCGACCTGCCGATCGCCGGCGAGTACGTGCACCGCGATGCGTTCGACATCGGCGCGCAGTACGGCAAGGACGTGTTCCTGTTGATCGACCGCTTCGGCACCGACAAGGTTCCGGCGGCGTTCGCGTTCAAGAGTCGGGTCGACGGCGTGCTCGAGCGCATCGGCCTGCGCGGCGCGAGCGACCGGGCGCTGCAGGCGGTCGTCTCGCTGCTGCCCGACCACCTGCCGCGCCGGCTGCGCGACTTCCGCGATCGCTATGCGCATCACCTGCTGCTCAAGGTCGGCGCCACGCAGGCGGCCGCGACCGAGGCGTTCCTCGACCGTCATTACGCCGCCGGCACATCGGGCAGCTGGTTCCGCTGTACCGCCGACGAGGGCCGCAAGGCCTTCCTGCATCGCTTCGCGATCGCTGGCGCGGCGGTCCGCTACCGCGAGGTGCACCGTCGCCAGGTCGCCGACATCGTCGCGCTCGACATCGCGCTGCGACGCGATGATCGCGACTGGGTCGAGACCCTGCCGCCCTCGATCGCGTCCGCACTCGCCGCCCGGCTGTACTACGGGCACTTCCTGTGCCATGTCTTCCACCAGGACTACATCGTCAAGGCGGGCCACGACCCGCTGGCGATCGAACATGCGATGTGGGCCCTGCTCGACGCACGCGGCGCCGAGTACCCGGCCGAACACAATGTGGGCCATCTCTACCCCGCCAAGCCGGCGCTGGCCGCGTTCTATCGCGCGCTCGACCCGACCAACAGCTTCAACCCGGGTATCGGCCACACCCCCAAGGGCGCGCATTGGACCGACTGCGACTGTCCGTGA